A window of the Sulfolobales archaeon genome harbors these coding sequences:
- a CDS encoding glycoside hydrolase family 57 protein: MDIVLFFEIHQPLRIAPLIDIPPGLEIKDPKALFEWGLNEYVFKRVAERVYIKASKILYKSLQENPGFKFTISVSGIALELMRRWAPEAIELMRRMAETERVEFTAQTYYHSLAWLIDRGEFIEQVWEHVKILDELIGYKPTSAENSEFIYNNDVGCTLASMGFKVVVTEGVEWIQGFSGYNYVYENPLCGVRLLLRNYRLSDDIGFRFSLRTWDQYPLTADKYASWLEASPGDVVFVAMDYETFGEHHWPETGIYEFLEWLPREISRRPRLRFSTVTEAATMNRARGIYDVPPWNTISWADERDLSAWIGNEIQRIALETLKNLYSYAKALGGDVLRLWRLFSMSDHFYYQATKTGPAGEVHSYFNPYGSPYRAQITYLRALDMLAKYIAERARRDICEFLKKFRAQDKYCFYFRNQKGLYIGVKACSYGELLNALETLPRDITEHHIARRDIDAWLKNVLLIEGDLKEINEKCSIKAHP; encoded by the coding sequence ATGGATATAGTTCTTTTCTTCGAGATCCACCAGCCCCTAAGGATAGCTCCTCTAATAGATATTCCCCCAGGCCTAGAGATAAAGGATCCTAAGGCGCTTTTCGAATGGGGTTTAAATGAATATGTGTTTAAAAGGGTTGCTGAGAGGGTGTATATAAAGGCATCAAAGATCCTCTATAAGAGCTTACAGGAGAATCCAGGATTTAAATTCACAATTAGCGTTTCAGGCATAGCATTAGAGCTTATGAGGAGATGGGCGCCTGAGGCTATAGAGCTTATGAGGAGGATGGCTGAGACGGAGAGGGTAGAGTTTACAGCACAGACATATTATCACTCACTAGCATGGCTTATAGATAGAGGGGAGTTTATAGAGCAGGTTTGGGAGCATGTGAAGATCTTAGACGAGCTGATAGGATATAAGCCTACATCTGCTGAGAACAGCGAGTTCATATATAACAATGATGTTGGCTGCACCCTAGCCTCTATGGGATTTAAGGTAGTAGTTACAGAGGGTGTTGAATGGATACAGGGTTTCTCCGGGTATAACTATGTATATGAAAACCCCCTCTGCGGTGTTAGACTATTGCTTAGAAACTATAGGTTAAGCGATGATATAGGATTTAGATTTAGCCTCAGAACATGGGATCAGTATCCCCTTACAGCTGATAAATATGCATCATGGCTTGAAGCCTCTCCCGGGGATGTAGTCTTTGTAGCGATGGACTACGAGACCTTTGGAGAGCATCACTGGCCAGAAACAGGGATTTATGAGTTTTTGGAGTGGCTTCCAAGGGAGATCTCGAGAAGGCCTAGGCTTAGGTTCTCAACAGTTACAGAGGCTGCTACGATGAATAGGGCTAGAGGCATATATGATGTGCCGCCATGGAATACAATAAGCTGGGCAGATGAGAGGGATCTATCAGCATGGATCGGCAATGAGATTCAGAGGATAGCTCTTGAAACGCTTAAAAACCTCTATAGCTATGCAAAGGCGCTTGGAGGAGATGTTCTCAGGCTATGGAGATTATTCTCGATGTCAGATCATTTTTATTATCAGGCAACTAAAACAGGCCCTGCAGGTGAGGTTCACAGCTATTTCAACCCATATGGAAGCCCCTATAGGGCTCAGATAACATATTTAAGAGCATTAGATATGCTTGCTAAATATATAGCTGAGAGAGCTAGGAGAGATATATGTGAGTTTCTGAAAAAATTTAGAGCACAGGATAAATACTGCTTCTACTTCAGAAATCAAAAAGGGCTCTACATTGGCGTTAAAGCATGTAGCTATGGTGAGCTTCTAAACGCCCTAGAAACCCTGCCTCGAGATATCACTGAACATCATATTGCTAGAAGAGACATAGATGCATGGCTTAAGAATGTATTGCTGATAGAAGGCGACCTTAAGGAGATAAATGAGAAATGCAGCATCAAAGCCCATCCTTGA